From the genome of Calliopsis andreniformis isolate RMS-2024a unplaced genomic scaffold, iyCalAndr_principal scaffold0022, whole genome shotgun sequence, one region includes:
- the LOC143187328 gene encoding calcium load-activated calcium channel, with the protein MWADTILIVFISVCTALLGEGLTWLMVYRTEKYQKLKAEVEKQSKKLEKRKEAHGDSLDKQQKKKIEREEERLKNNNRDLSLVKMKSMFAIGFAFTALLSMFNSIFDGRVVAKLPFVPISWIQGLSHRNLPGDDYTECSFIFLYILCTMSIRQNIQKMLGFAPSRTASKQSGSIFGPPPQQFK; encoded by the exons atgtgGGCAGAtacaattttaattgtatttattaGTGTATGTACAGCTTTACTAGGAGAAG GTTTGACATGGCTCATGGTTTACAGGACGgaaaaatatcaaaaattaaAAGCTGAAGTTGAGAAACAAAGTAAAAAAT TGGAGAAGAGAAAAGAAGCACATGGAGATTCTCTAGACAAAcaacagaagaaaaaaattgaaCGTGAGGAAGaaagattaaaaaataataatagagaTTTGTCTCTTGTAAAAATGAaatcaatgtttgcaattggatTTGCATTtactgctctattgagtatgttTAATAGCATTTTTGATGGTAGAGTTGTAGCAAAATTGCCATTTGTTCCAATTAGTTGGATACAAGGCTTATCGCATAGAAACCTTCCAGGTGATGATTACACAGAGTGCTCATTTATATTCCTTTATATATTATGCACAATGAGCATTAGACAG AACATTCAAAAAATGCTTGGATTTGCTCCATCCAGAACTGCAAGCAAACAAAGTGGAAGTATCTTTGGTCCTCCACCTCagcaatttaaataa